Genomic DNA from Oryzomonas sagensis:
GGCCTGAGTGCACCTTTCTCTCCGGGGCTCCGGGCGGAACCGCCGGTGCGGTTCATATCTTCCTGCTGTCGTAGGCCCAGTGGAGCAGCGCCTGGCGCTGCTTTCTCCGGCAGGCCAGGTGCCCCTCGGGGCAGTTCTTGCGCAGCTGGGCGATATGCCGCGCCATGGCCCGCCACCGCCTGATCTGCCGCTCGTCGTCGGAGCACCTGCGGCCCAGGTAGTAGCGGCAGTACCACTGGAACCACCCCCGCGGGTCGTCGCTGTGAATCCACCCCTTTTCCCGCCAATAGGAGAGCGGCTTCGAGGCGTTGACGCCGAAGAAGTTCAATTCGGGCACATGGCGCTCGTGGCAGAGCCGGGCGTTGGCGAACCACTCCTCGGGGAACTCGCCCCTGCAGTCGGTCAGGTACTTCCCCCCGAAGACCCCCAGTTCCAGCATCTCCCGCGGTGTCAACTCGGGCCGGAAGTCGGGATGGAAGTTCTCCCCCGCCGGTTCCGTCAGGTAATAGACGTAATCCGTCTGCATCAGGTCGTTGACGCATATGCGTATCTTTTTCATAGGGTCACCGGGAGGCCGCTTCGGTTGTCCGGCGGCCTTGCGAGGCTATCGGGTTCCTGAATTTGCACGATCACACGAAAAAGGCACCCGGATCATCTCCGGGTGCCCTCCTGTTACGTTACTGCGCGAACATCACCGGTCCCGCTACGCCTCCCCGCGGGTGGGGCTGCACAAGATCCGTTCCGCGGCCTCCAGATCCTCCGCGGCTGCCATGATCTCCCTCTGGTGCGACCTTTCCGGTGGAATCCCCTGGGGATATGCGATGCCCCTCTCTTTCAAAAGGTCCACCAGCCGGTTTGCCTCTGCGTTGCCCATGGAGTCGAAAAAGCGTGCCATATACTACCCCCGTTTCCCATGATTCCTCATGAACGTTACCTGCACGCCTCGTGTCCGCACCTCTTTTCGTCCCTGAATCGGCACAGCGCCCCACGAGCGGCCCCGCGCCATCTTCTTTGAACCTCCGATCCTTCTGCGGCCCGGGCAGATGGGCACCATAGCCTGATCTGCCTTGGAAGGCAACCCCCCTCCGTGTTGCGGTGTTACGTATAGAATTCATTAATAAAATGTTTCTCTACTTGTACCCCATAACGGCACTATTTGCAATCGCAATTCTTTTTTTGACCGGTCGGCATTCGTTCAAAATTGTATGGTGTCGCCTTTTGTTTTCCACAAGCTACGTTGAACGCCAAAACCTGACCATGCGTATGTGCATGAGGCGCTTTACACGCCTTACCAACGGCTTCAGCAAAAAGATCGAAAACCATTTCTTTGCTACGACCCTTTATTTCATGTATTATAATTTCGGTAGGATTCACAAGACGCTGCGGGTTACACCGGCGATGGAGGCGGGAGTGACTGACCACGTTGGACGGTGGAGGAAATTGCAGCTCTGATATAATGATTGACAAAGCAGAGGTCATTAGCTAGAATTGATTCAAATCAAGCGTAACTATTTGTTTTTTTACATCATACACGATTTTAGGCGGAGGAGGTGTATTATGTTAATTTCAAAAGAGTGGCCGACTGTTTGACTTGGCACAGGTAAAGGCGACCCCAAATTAGGGTCGCCTTTTTATTTTAGCCAGTCTTGTCTCTTTCCACTGCGTGCTTTTCCGCCCTGTATTTTCTTTTAAAATCATCCCCGAGAGTTTTAATATTCAGCCATATTCTTCCTTGGCTTGATGGATACATATCTTCGTTAAAATGAGCAATATATGGTCCAAAAAGATTGGCAACTTTGATTAAATTGCTAGCCATTAAATCGGCAACCACTTCCCTGTCATAAATTCCTTGATGCACTCCTGATGCAATACCCTCGTAAAGATTTAGATACTCTTTAATTGCATCTGTTAACTCTAATTTGTCCGGGTTTAATTCAAGTTTATCAGTTTTATCACAACGAGAAAATTTGCCATCTGCATTTTTTTTACATATTTTTTCATGTATTTCGTCTTTTGTGATAGGGCAATTTTCGTCTCTTAAATAATAGCCAAAAGCATCGTTTAATATTTTGGCGTGGGGTTTTGTCTTGTCCCTAAACGCGTTTAAATCGCTTTGCGCAGCGTGCCGTCTATTCCAGTCATGAACTTTAATACTTTGCAAAACTGCAACTAAGATAGACGTTGATGTCGCAGAAAATCCAAAAAACATCAAAATATCTCTATTTTCTTTAAAGAAACCAGAAAAATACAGAATCGCACCGACCGCAATAATAACCAATGCGGAAAGAGAGATGGCATGGCGGAAACATTTAAGATTCACCTTTTTAAAGCCAAGCATAGCTTAACCGTTGCCCATTCAGGTTATTTAAGTGCTTCTCTATATTTCGGGGGGAGTATACATTATGTGGGCATCGAAATCAAGATAAGTGGCACGACTCATTAACCACCCAAGCAGAATATTCAAACTGACCCACTACCTGCTATTCATTGACTTTGTGGGGAGGTTGCTGTACAAACGATTGCAACGACAGTGAACAAGCTTGTCGCCAGTACCCGGACAATCCCATCGTCTAGTGGTTAGGACGCTGGCCTCTCACGCCGGTAACAGGGGTTCAAATCCCCTTGGGATTACCATTTTCACCACACAGTCGTCTTCTTTCGATACTTCAAAGGCTTACGGATTTTTCCGCAAGCCTTTTTTGTTTTCTACGGCAGGTGCCCCCTGCGCGTGCCCTGGTCCCGTGATTACTCCCTTGACAGGCGGCGACTCTCAGGTAAATTTAAAAGAATACCCTGGGCCGTGGGGCGCGGTTTGCCCTCTCCGTGGGGGAAGCCCGAATAACCCATCCGGCAGGGGCCGGCCAACCATAAGGATGCGCTTGATGTTTCCCCGATCCCACTCCACAATCCGTTACCAGTTGACGCGCCTGGTGGCCACCTGCGTCGTGCCGGTCTGGCTGGCCGCCGCTTTTCTGGTGTTTTACGCCTACTCGGCAAAGCGCGACCACCTGAACAGCACCATGCTGGAAGCCGCGCGGGCCATGACCATGGGAGTTGACCGCGAATTGGCCAGCGTCGAGGCCGCTCTCAGGGGGCTGGCCACGTCCCCGGCCTTTGCCGCCGGCGATTTCGCGGCCATCCATCGCCAGACCCGGGAGTTGGCGGCCGCCTATCCCGGCGCCGACATTATCGTGGCCGACGCCACCGGGCAGCAGTTGGTCAATTCCTACCGCCCCTACGGCACCCCCTTGCCCAGGCGCAAGAATGCCGAAACCGTGGCCCGTATCTTTCAGTCCGGGAAGCCGCTGGTGAGCGATCTGTTCTACGGCGCCGTCACCCGGCGGCCGCTCATCGGGATCGATGTCCCGGTATTCCGCGACGGCAGGGTCGTCTACGACCTGGCCATGACCTTTCCCTCGGACCGCCTGGCATCGATTCTGACGGCCCTGAAGCTCCCCCCGGAGTGGTACGGCTCGATCCTGGACAGCAGGCGGGTGGTGGCCGCCAAGACGCAGAGCCCGGAGCGGGGCGTCGGGGTCCACGTGACCCCGGCTCTGAACCGGGCCATGGCACGGGCCATGGAGGGCACCGCGGAGATCGTCAATCTGGAGGGGAGGCCGGTATTCGCCACCTTCTGCCGGTCGGCCATGTCCAACTGGACCGTGGCGATAGCGGTGCCCAAAGCGGCCGTCATGACGGAGCTCTACCGCTGGACCGCCTGGGCGGTGGGCGGCGCGGCCGTTATCTCGCTCGTGGGCATCATCTTCGGCCTCGGCATGGCCCGGAAAATCGCCCAAAACATCCAGGCCCTGGTGCACCCCGCCCTGGCCATCGGCCGCGGCGAGCTCGTGCCCGCCATCGATGGCCTCTCCGTCAAGGAGACCGGGGACGTGGCCGCAGCCCTGGTGCAGGCGTCCGAACTGCTCCAGCGCCGGGCACGGGAGCGGGACGAGGCGGAGCAACTCCTGTCCCGGACCATGGAATTGCTGCACCAGGAAACGGCGGGGCGCCTGCGGGCCACGGAGGAACTCCTGGAGAAGGAGCGGATGTTCATCCAGCAGAGCCGCCAGGCGGCCATGGGGGAGATGATCGGCAATATCGCCCACCAGTGGCGCCAGCCGCTCAATACGCTCGGGCTGACGATCCAGCAGTTGCAACTGTCCTACGACCTGGGAGAATTCTCGCGGGAACTGCTGAACCATAATGTCGCAAGTTCCATGGAGCTGATCCAGCACATGTCCCGAACCATCGACGATTTCAGGGACTACTTCAGGCCGGAGAAGGAAAAGGCCCCGTTCAACGTGCGCGAGGCGATCGACACCACCTTGTCGCTCCTGGAGGGGAGCCTGCTCTACCCCCACATCGCCATCGCCGTCGTCGCGGAGGACGACGCCGTCATCTACGGCTATTGGAACGAGTTCGCCCAGGTGTTCCTCAATATCCTGACCAACGCCCGGGACGTCATGATAGAGCGGGAGATCGCCAACCCCAGGGTCACGATCACCATCCGCAACGCAAACGGCGCCACGGTGGTCACCATCGCCGACAACGGGGGCGGCGTGCCCGAGGAGATCATGGCACGGATCTTCGATCCCTACTTCACCACCAAGGGGCCGCACCAGGGGACCGGGGTGGGCCTGTTCATGTCCCGGTCCATCATCGAGAAGAATATGGGGGGGGAACTGACCGTGCGCAACACCGATGAAGGCGCGGAGTTCAGGATCGAGGTCCCTGGCGGAGCCCCGGCCTGAGCCGCCCGGCGTTGACGGAAGGGCGTGGGGGATGGTAGGATGCGGCCAGGGCATCCCCCATCACACCAACGCAAGGAGCTAAGATGAAACGACTGATCAGTGCAGCGATTGCCACCATGCTTGCGGTTCCGGCCTTTGCCGGGGCCAACGATGCCATCGACAGGGCCGCCCGGGAGAAGGGCGCCGTGAAGACCGCCTCCGGCATGGTCTACCAATCCCTCAGGGAAGGGAAGGGCGCGTCGCCCCAGGCCTCCAGCACCGTGGAGGTCAACTACCGCGGCACCCTGACCAACGGCAAGGAGTTCGACAGCTCCTACAAACGCAACCAGTCCATCAGCTTCCCTCTCACCGGGGTCATCCCCTGCTGGACCGAAGGGGTGCAGAAGATGAAGGTGGGCGGCAAGGCCAGGCTGGTCTGCCCCCCCGAACTGGCCTACGGCTCCCGCGGGGCCGGCAGCGCCGTCCCCCCCAACGCCACCCTGATCTTCGAGGTGGAACTGCTCAACATCAGGTAGTTTTTTTGCATGGGTCCCATGAGTCCCAGGACTTATGGGACCCATGGGACGTATAACCGGCTTCTTTTTTCCTCTCCTCAGAGATAAATTCCCCCCGAGACCTCCACCCGCTGGCCGTTGATCCAGCGGCAATCGTCGGACACGAGCGCGGCCACCGCGCCGCCGATGTCGTCCGGCAGACCGACCCGCCCCAGGGCGGTCTGGGACGCGATCATCCGGTTGGCGTCGGCATTGTCCCGCACCATGCCTCCGCCGAAATCGGTCTCGATGGCGCCCGGGGCGACCGTGTTCACGGAGATTCCGCGCGGCCCCAACTCCTGGGCCTGGTAGCGGGTCAGCACCTCGACGGCCCCTTTCATGGCGGCGTAGGCGGCAAAGCCGGGGAGCGCGAACCGGGCCAGCCCCGACGAGACGTTCACGATCCGGCCGCCGTCCTTGATGAGCGGCAGGAGCCGCTGGGTCAGGAAGAAGGCCCCTTTGAAATGGATGTTCATCAGCAGGTCGAACTGCTCCTCGGTCGTCTCCGCAAAGGGGGCGTTGATGCCGATCCCGGCGTTATTGACCAGGAAGTCGAAGTCGCCGCGCCCCCATGTTTCCGCCAGGGCCGCCCCGACCCGCTCCCCAAAGCCGGGAAAGCTCTTGTGATCCGCCACGTCCAGGGGGAGGGCTACGGCCTTGCGGCCGGCCCCCTCTATCCGGGCGACGACCTCTGCGGCCTCCGTTTTCTTGCTGTTGTAGGTGATGATGGCGTCATGCCCCTTGGCGGCCAGGTGCAGGGAGATGCTCTTGCCCAGGCCGCGGCTGGCGCCGGTTATCAGTGCGATGCTCATGGTTGGTTCCTTTCTGCTGGTAGTGGTTGCAGGTTTCATGGGACGTAGAGGACGTATACGCCCTTTTTTGTTGTGCCGCTCTCTTTATTATTGCCGCTCCGGAGCCTCGGGATACCCCACGGACTGGACCAGGGTGATCTTTTGCCGGCCGGTGAGCTTCAGGGCGGCCCCCAGTGCCGTTCGGTCCACCGAGGCCCGCACCACCGTGGCCAACCCTTCCGAGGCGCAGAAGAGGTAGACGTTCTGGCTGATGAACCCGGTGTCGGCGCCCGAATAGAACGCCTGCTCCTCCGGGGCGGTCACCCCGGCCATCTTGCCGCTGTCCGCCACATACACCAGGTTGAGCGGTACCGTGGCCGCGTAGGCCTGGGTCCCGGCCAGCTTGCGGAAATCCCCCCTGGCCACCATGCGCAGGCTATTGGCCTTGGCGTCGTAGCGATAGGCCCCCTCGGGGACCACGGCGTACACCTCCACCTCCTGCCAGTTTCTGGCCGAGGGGGCGGTGCGTTTCCCGGAGCCGGGGCGGTTGATGCCGGCCGCAGCCCACAGCAGGTCGGACAGGAGTTGGGGCGGCAGTTTCTTCCCGGCAAAGGTGCGGGTCGACTGGCGGGCCCTCAGCGCCTGCAGGAGCGGCTTGCCCCCCTCCATGCGCGGCGCGGGCAGGGAGATGTCCCCCGTATCCAGCGCTCCGGCCGTGGACGCAACCGCCAGCATCACCATGACAACCAGAGACATGATCTTCATCCTGTGGCCACCTCCTGTTTTTTCTGTCGCAGGTTTTATTATACTACACTCTGCCGGCATTCCGTATGCCCGTGAGTTTATTTTGCCGAAGGCCATGTCCTCCGTCATGCCGTCGATGGCCGCTTGGAATAAAAAAACGGATCAAAGCACACCATGAGGTGAGCCCTGATCCGCTTTTGCCGTCATGGCAACGGGACGCTAGTAGCCCAAGGTGTTCAATACGGTCCTGCAGGCAGCCACCTTGGCCTCGAGCTGTCGTACTTCATCCTTTGTGTAGGGTGCGGGCTTTTTCCCCAACTCCTTTTGCAACATCGCAATCCGCTCGTAGACGTTGTCGTTTTTGATGGCGTCATCGCACCCTGTGGTATTCAACAGGGCGAGGTCCTTGCCCTCGCCGCTCCCGGTATCGTCCGCCGCGGATGCCGCCATGGGGATTGCCAGGGCCGCCGCGACGCACAGCATAATGATCCTCTTCATACTCGTTCTCCTTATCCTTGATGGGGTGTCGTGTTTACCCTCTCATGGTCAAGATTGCCACAATCGTGCCAATAATTATTATCAGTTATATCGAATAGTTACTGATCAAGGAAGAGCCGTTATGGCAATATGTTGTTAAGCCGTTTGTCGTATATTGCGAATATTGATGAAATGGCAATATATTGCGATACCGGATGCCGGGGGATTCGCGGCGTACCGGGAGGTGGGGATAGGCGGCAGCCGCGAGACGACGGCCGCCGCGAGACGACGGCCGCTCGGAGAGAGGATGACATAGGTCCCCTACGTCCTCCTGGTTATATGATCCCAGGACGTAGGGGACCCATGGGAGTTATGGGAATCCCCCCCTCAGCGGGTTGCGCGGGACGGCTCCCCCTGGGCGCCGCGCTTTTCGAACACGGCGGTGAACCAGAAGGTCGAACCCTGCCCCTCGACGCTCTCGACACCCATGGTTCCGCCCATCATCTCCGCAAACTGCCGGGAGAGGGCCAGCCCCAGCCCGGTGCCGCCGTATCTGCGGGTGGTGGAGCTGTCCACCTGGGTGAAGGGCTCAAAGATCTGGTCCAGCTTGTCGGCCGGTATGCCGATGCCGCTGTCGCGCACCAGGAAGCGCAGGGTGACGCTGCGCCGGTCTTCCGTATCCTTGGAGATGTGCAGGGATACGGAGCCGTGGTGCGTGAACTTGACGGCGTTGCCCACCAGGTTGGTGATGATCTGGCGCAGGCGGCCCGGGTCCCCCTTCAGCGACAACGGGACATCCGGGTCGATCTCCGCGGCAAGTTTCAGCCCCTTGGTGCGCGCTTCCACGGCAAGGAGGTCCATGGTCCCGGCCACGGTCGCCCGGAGGTTGAACTCCTCGGTTTTCAGTTCGATCTTGCGGGCCTCGATCTTGGAGAGATCGAGCACGTCGTTGACCATGGTGAGGAGGCAGAGGCCCGATTCCCTGACCACCTCGGCATACTCCCGCTGTTCCGGGTCGAGCTTCGTGTCCAGCAGCATGCCGGTGACGCCGATGATGCCGTTCATGGGGGTGCGGATCTCGTGGCTCATGTTGGCGAGGAACTGCCCCTTTGCCAGGCTGGCGGCCTCGGCCGCCTTCTTTGCCTGCCGCAGAAACTCCTCCGTCTGTTTGCGCTCGGTGACGTCCCGGATTCGCATGATGGTCCTGACGACACCCGCCGAGTCGCTGAAACGGCTTAGGGAAACGTCGCCGGGGAAGCGGCTCCCGTCCCTTCTGGTGAAGTTCAACTCGCCGTTGAACTGTCCGGTGTGGGCCTTGACCGCGAGGGCCTCCCTGTTGGGCCCGTCCCCGGGGTCCATGATGGCGTCCCTGCCGACGGCCAGGAATTCCTCCCGGGTCATGCCGAAAAGGTCGCACGCCGCCGGGTTCGCGGAGATGACGGCCCCATCGGGCATGGTCACCACCAGGGCGTCCCGGCTCTGCTCGAACAGGAGCCGGTGCCGCTCTTCGCTCTCGGCCAGGGCCAGGCTGGCTTTGCGCAGGGCTTGCAGGGGATAGGTGCGCAGCAGGTAGAACACCACCAGGGCAAAGACCGTGGAACCGGCGGCCAGGAAGACGGTGGCGCACCAGAGGGGGACCAGGGAGCGGGAGGTGGTGAGGCGGGCCACGACCGTTCCGGCGTCGTAGATGTCATGGACGCCGGAGATGCGCGGCGGCGGCACGGTTATGGCGTTCCGGGCGATGACCTCGCCCCGGGTGTCGGTGATGACCCGCTCCTCGTCCATGCCATGGTCCAGGCGGCGGTCGAGCATCTCCGAGAGCCGGAGATCCTCGAAGCGCCACATGGTCGGGTTCTTTTTCACGATGTCCGTCACGGCGCCGGCGTTCAGCTCGTTCTGGGCATCGATGGTGCCGCGCAGGTACTGGTATGAAATGGCGAAATAGGCGACCGGCACCAACAGCGCGATGAGGAGCGAGACGGCCGCGGCCGTCACAAGGGAGATGTGCCGTATGGAGAGGTCGATCCTATTCATACGCCGCTGGTCTGGCCGTGACCAGAACGCCGGCCTTCCTGGCGATGGCCCGCCCTTGGGGGGAATGGACGAAATTGAGGAATCTCCGCACGGCGGGCGGTGGGTCGGGGCGGGTGACGAAGTTGACCTCCTTGGCGAGGGGGTAGGCGCCGCTGGCTACCGCCCGGGGTGACGGTTTGACCCCGTTCAGGGAGAGGGTGACGAGGGGGAGCTGGTTCACCAGGACGCTGGTCAGCCCGGTCACCCCCAGGGCCCCGGGGGTTCTTGCGACGGTCTGGTACGCATCCGCGTCGGTGACCGCGACGAGCATCCCCGGCCGTGCCAGGGCCGCGCTCATGGCGCTCTCCATGCCGGGGGAAAGGGCGCGCATGATCCGGGTGTCGATGTCCTCGCGGGGGCGGAGCACCAGCCGGATGGCTTCGCCGTTGCGCCACCTGTAGGTCTTGCCGGCATAAATCTGTTCCAACTCCCTGGTGGTGATGGTGGTAACGGGGCACCCCTTCTCGGCGACGATGGCCAGGGGGGTCCTGCCGTAGGGCGTTGCCCGCGCCCCCTTCGCCGCTTCCTCCGGCTTGAGCGCCCTGGCGCTCAGCGCCAGGTCCAGGGAACCGGCCAGGAGCGCCTTGATGGCGCCGGAACTCCCCAGCGGGGGGGCCATCTCGAGGCGGACATCGTGGTCGATCTTCCCGTACGCCTGGATGAGCGGCTTCATCATGTCGAGGCAACTGCCGGAACCGTTGACGCGTATGGTCTCGCCGGCCGGGCAGATGTGTGCCGCGGCACCGGAGGCCATGAGAAAACAGACACACGAAATGAGTGCTTTGATCCACTGCATAGGCCGAACTCCCCGGCTCGCAGGTTACGGACGGCTGCTGTGCCGATCCCCGTGCGGCTCCTTGAGCGTAGATAACGGCAGTGGGAAATTCTCATTAACTATATCACGACACGGTATCGCCTGCAATGGGGTGATGGCTGCCCGGTCCATGCCCCACCCAGGGAGGCGGATGTGACCGGACAGGACTCCCGGCCGGCCTTTGACAAATCGCGGGCACATGGTACACTGCATACAGGTGGTCTTGAATGGTAATGTGATGAATTATCAATAATAACACGGTACTGGTGCCTTGGATGCCAGGGGGGAGCGTTTGTTCGAAGGGCTTTTTTGCGGACAGGTCCCGCGGCTGGCGTCCCCGGCACGCCCGGCACCGGTAGACCCGTTGTAACGCGAGGAGGCGGCATATGAAACGATTCGACAAAATAATGATGGCAACCGATTTTTCCGACAACTCCGATTACGCATTCGACTACGCCCTCGCCCTGGCCAGGGAGTTCAACGCAGAGTTGACCATCGTGCATGTGATCAACGAGCCGGCCGACCTGCGCGGGATTTATGTCCCCCAGGCGACCTACGAGGAGCTTGAAAAAGAGATCAGCCAGGGCGCGAAGGAAATGATGGCGAAATTCTGCAGCAGCAAGCTGGCGGATTACGGCAATTACACGACCGCTATCGTCAGCGGCATCCCGTTCCAGGCAATCATTGCCAAGGCGAGCGAGATCGGCGCATCGCTGATCGTCATCGGGACCCACGGCCGCACCGGCCTTGAGCACCTCGTCTTCGGCAGCACGGCCGAGCGCGTTGTCCGGGCGGCGAAATGTCCGGTACTCAGCGTCAGGCTTCCGGTACAATAACAGCCCGCTTGCCCCGGCATGCCCTTCAAACCCCTGGGGGCGCCATCGCTTTTGCAGCCGCCGGATGCGAGGCAGTCTCTCTGCGGCCCCGGCCGCCCCATCGTCAGGGGAGGCCGGGGCCGTTTTTGCCGTTGCCTAGGGGGCCGTGACGATCCTGGTGAAGAGATAGTCGTTGTCCGCCACCGGCGTATGGCAGCCGAAGCACTCCCTGACGAACCCGGCGTCCTTGCCGTAGGGCCTCAACTCATTCCCCAGAAATCGGGCATAGCCCCATCCCCCGGTCTCCTTGTACTTCGCGGCATCCTTCACCATGAACTCCACCTGGGCGAACGCCCCCGGCACGGTCGCTACCGGGAAGGAGGGATGTTTCTCCGCTTTCCAGGCCACCTTGGCCAGCACGCTGCCGTCCGGGAGCGGCTTCGTGCCGGCGCGCAACGCCGCGACGGCGACCTCGTTGCCGGTGACGATGCGGATGTGCCCCTTGTCCTCCCGATAGGAGGGGGCGACGACCTTCCAGGTCAGGTAGTCGGGATACAGGGCAATGCCGTTGGGAGCCACCGGCCTGTCCGCGGCGCTCCCGGAGCCTGCCGCTGCGAGCAGAACTGCACAAGCCACAACGATTCTCAGCATACTCTCCCCCCTTGTGGGCGAAAGCGCGTCCGGCGCCTCCACCGGTGATGGAACACTCGTGCAAATCATAGCAGGGAATCGGTTGTTGGCAATGGGGGGGCGGGGGGGTAACGGAAACGAAAGAGGCACCCGGATCGCCTCCAGGTGCCTCCGCCTATGCCGTTTGACAGCGAAGCGCCGGTTCTGCTCCGCCCCTTCCCTGTTTGTTACCGCGGCTGCTATCGCTGCCGCACCCACAGCGCCCCTCTGCCCATCACGCGCACGTCTTTTCCAGTTCGCCGAGGATGTCGAGCAGGACGGTGGAGTTGTCCACCATCTCCTGGCACAGCTCGGCCGCCTTGTCGCGGTCGCCGGCGTTGTGCGCCATGACGGCGGCACGGCCCAGTTCGTGGACCCTGGCATGGGGCTGGACAATGCTCTTGAAGGTCGGGAGATGGCCGCAATGCTCGCTGCCCGTGGTGTCGTACCATGTGCCGAAGGCGCAGCCGTGGTGGTCCGGCAGGGTGGAGGGGTCGGTTTTTGCCGCACCGTCCAGGTGTGCCCGGATCTTGCCCA
This window encodes:
- a CDS encoding SDR family NAD(P)-dependent oxidoreductase translates to MSIALITGASRGLGKSISLHLAAKGHDAIITYNSKKTEAAEVVARIEGAGRKAVALPLDVADHKSFPGFGERVGAALAETWGRGDFDFLVNNAGIGINAPFAETTEEQFDLLMNIHFKGAFFLTQRLLPLIKDGGRIVNVSSGLARFALPGFAAYAAMKGAVEVLTRYQAQELGPRGISVNTVAPGAIETDFGGGMVRDNADANRMIASQTALGRVGLPDDIGGAVAALVSDDCRWINGQRVEVSGGIYL
- a CDS encoding ATP-binding protein, whose product is MFPRSHSTIRYQLTRLVATCVVPVWLAAAFLVFYAYSAKRDHLNSTMLEAARAMTMGVDRELASVEAALRGLATSPAFAAGDFAAIHRQTRELAAAYPGADIIVADATGQQLVNSYRPYGTPLPRRKNAETVARIFQSGKPLVSDLFYGAVTRRPLIGIDVPVFRDGRVVYDLAMTFPSDRLASILTALKLPPEWYGSILDSRRVVAAKTQSPERGVGVHVTPALNRAMARAMEGTAEIVNLEGRPVFATFCRSAMSNWTVAIAVPKAAVMTELYRWTAWAVGGAAVISLVGIIFGLGMARKIAQNIQALVHPALAIGRGELVPAIDGLSVKETGDVAAALVQASELLQRRARERDEAEQLLSRTMELLHQETAGRLRATEELLEKERMFIQQSRQAAMGEMIGNIAHQWRQPLNTLGLTIQQLQLSYDLGEFSRELLNHNVASSMELIQHMSRTIDDFRDYFRPEKEKAPFNVREAIDTTLSLLEGSLLYPHIAIAVVAEDDAVIYGYWNEFAQVFLNILTNARDVMIEREIANPRVTITIRNANGATVVTIADNGGGVPEEIMARIFDPYFTTKGPHQGTGVGLFMSRSIIEKNMGGELTVRNTDEGAEFRIEVPGGAPA
- a CDS encoding DUF4760 domain-containing protein, producing MLGFKKVNLKCFRHAISLSALVIIAVGAILYFSGFFKENRDILMFFGFSATSTSILVAVLQSIKVHDWNRRHAAQSDLNAFRDKTKPHAKILNDAFGYYLRDENCPITKDEIHEKICKKNADGKFSRCDKTDKLELNPDKLELTDAIKEYLNLYEGIASGVHQGIYDREVVADLMASNLIKVANLFGPYIAHFNEDMYPSSQGRIWLNIKTLGDDFKRKYRAEKHAVERDKTG
- a CDS encoding cytochrome P460 family protein, whose product is MLRIVVACAVLLAAAGSGSAADRPVAPNGIALYPDYLTWKVVAPSYREDKGHIRIVTGNEVAVAALRAGTKPLPDGSVLAKVAWKAEKHPSFPVATVPGAFAQVEFMVKDAAKYKETGGWGYARFLGNELRPYGKDAGFVRECFGCHTPVADNDYLFTRIVTAP
- a CDS encoding hybrid sensor histidine kinase/response regulator produces the protein MNRIDLSIRHISLVTAAAVSLLIALLVPVAYFAISYQYLRGTIDAQNELNAGAVTDIVKKNPTMWRFEDLRLSEMLDRRLDHGMDEERVITDTRGEVIARNAITVPPPRISGVHDIYDAGTVVARLTTSRSLVPLWCATVFLAAGSTVFALVVFYLLRTYPLQALRKASLALAESEERHRLLFEQSRDALVVTMPDGAVISANPAACDLFGMTREEFLAVGRDAIMDPGDGPNREALAVKAHTGQFNGELNFTRRDGSRFPGDVSLSRFSDSAGVVRTIMRIRDVTERKQTEEFLRQAKKAAEAASLAKGQFLANMSHEIRTPMNGIIGVTGMLLDTKLDPEQREYAEVVRESGLCLLTMVNDVLDLSKIEARKIELKTEEFNLRATVAGTMDLLAVEARTKGLKLAAEIDPDVPLSLKGDPGRLRQIITNLVGNAVKFTHHGSVSLHISKDTEDRRSVTLRFLVRDSGIGIPADKLDQIFEPFTQVDSSTTRRYGGTGLGLALSRQFAEMMGGTMGVESVEGQGSTFWFTAVFEKRGAQGEPSRATR
- a CDS encoding FKBP-type peptidyl-prolyl cis-trans isomerase → MKRLISAAIATMLAVPAFAGANDAIDRAAREKGAVKTASGMVYQSLREGKGASPQASSTVEVNYRGTLTNGKEFDSSYKRNQSISFPLTGVIPCWTEGVQKMKVGGKARLVCPPELAYGSRGAGSAVPPNATLIFEVELLNIR
- a CDS encoding substrate-binding domain-containing protein, producing MQWIKALISCVCFLMASGAAAHICPAGETIRVNGSGSCLDMMKPLIQAYGKIDHDVRLEMAPPLGSSGAIKALLAGSLDLALSARALKPEEAAKGARATPYGRTPLAIVAEKGCPVTTITTRELEQIYAGKTYRWRNGEAIRLVLRPREDIDTRIMRALSPGMESAMSAALARPGMLVAVTDADAYQTVARTPGALGVTGLTSVLVNQLPLVTLSLNGVKPSPRAVASGAYPLAKEVNFVTRPDPPPAVRRFLNFVHSPQGRAIARKAGVLVTARPAAYE
- a CDS encoding universal stress protein: MKRFDKIMMATDFSDNSDYAFDYALALAREFNAELTIVHVINEPADLRGIYVPQATYEELEKEISQGAKEMMAKFCSSKLADYGNYTTAIVSGIPFQAIIAKASEIGASLIVIGTHGRTGLEHLVFGSTAERVVRAAKCPVLSVRLPVQ
- a CDS encoding SagB/ThcOx family dehydrogenase, with product MKIMSLVVMVMLAVASTAGALDTGDISLPAPRMEGGKPLLQALRARQSTRTFAGKKLPPQLLSDLLWAAAGINRPGSGKRTAPSARNWQEVEVYAVVPEGAYRYDAKANSLRMVARGDFRKLAGTQAYAATVPLNLVYVADSGKMAGVTAPEEQAFYSGADTGFISQNVYLFCASEGLATVVRASVDRTALGAALKLTGRQKITLVQSVGYPEAPERQ